Proteins from a single region of Salipiger sp. H15:
- the rnr gene encoding ribonuclease R has product MSKLPSKAEILDWIMAHPTQTAKRDIAKAFGIKGSARIDLKRILKELEAEGHLEKRHKTYRDPDRLPPVSVLQVKAPDESGDLFAQPLEWHGEGVEPIVLLVLRASDPALGEGDRILAKLQVVHEADHNYEARLIRKIGVSPRKIVGIFRKSPEGGRIVPIDKGADKEWLVAPDAMGGAKDGELVEAEQAGPRASRMGLPKARIVMRLGDPSEPRAVSLIAIHQHGIPDDFPAKVLEEADRMKPAGLKGRTDLRELPLVTIDPSDARDHDDACYAEPDEDPKNPGGHVIWVAIADVAHYVLPGSQLDREAKKRGNSSYFPDRVVPMLPDRLSGDLCSLHEGVPRACIAVRMVIDSEGNKRSHSFVRGLMRSPASLNYAEVQRAMDGQPNDKTGPLLDDVIRPLYDAYYALRAARERRQPLDLELPERKIVLAEDGTVSSVNFVERLDAHKLIEEFMILANVAAAETLIAKRVPLLFRVHEEPPPEKLDALRETAIASGLTLAKGQVLKTSHLNKLLHDAAGREDAELINLATLRSMTQAYYNPENFGHFGLALRNYAHFTSPIRRYSDLIVHRGLITAHGWGDDGLSPEDIERLQQTAEHISDTERRSMMAERDTTDRYLASYLSERVGAEFGGRISGIAKFGVFVKLDESGADGLVPIRNLGNEFFHFDRDAGTLMGADTGTLITLGQRVKVKLVDVTPVTGGIGLELLELAGEQIEAPRSRKPAGFGRFKKTPGGPKGKGPKGPGGKGGPARRKDVQARKKDEKTARKVSRTRRAER; this is encoded by the coding sequence ATGAGCAAATTGCCTTCGAAAGCCGAGATCCTCGACTGGATCATGGCGCACCCGACCCAGACCGCGAAACGTGACATCGCCAAGGCCTTTGGCATCAAGGGCTCTGCGCGGATCGACCTCAAGCGCATCCTCAAGGAGCTCGAGGCCGAGGGTCACCTCGAGAAGCGGCACAAGACGTACCGCGACCCGGACCGGCTGCCGCCGGTGTCGGTGCTGCAGGTCAAGGCGCCGGACGAGAGCGGCGATCTCTTCGCGCAGCCGCTGGAATGGCACGGCGAGGGTGTCGAGCCCATCGTGCTGCTGGTGCTGCGCGCCTCGGACCCGGCGCTCGGCGAGGGTGACCGCATCCTTGCCAAGCTGCAGGTGGTGCACGAGGCCGACCACAATTACGAGGCGCGGCTCATTCGCAAGATCGGCGTGAGCCCGCGCAAGATCGTCGGCATCTTCCGCAAGAGCCCCGAGGGCGGGCGGATCGTGCCGATCGACAAGGGCGCCGACAAGGAATGGCTGGTCGCCCCCGACGCCATGGGCGGCGCCAAGGACGGCGAGCTGGTCGAGGCCGAGCAGGCCGGGCCGCGCGCCTCGCGCATGGGGCTGCCGAAGGCGCGCATCGTGATGCGGCTCGGCGATCCCTCGGAGCCGCGGGCGGTCTCGCTCATCGCCATCCACCAGCACGGCATCCCGGACGACTTCCCCGCGAAGGTGCTGGAAGAGGCCGACCGGATGAAGCCCGCCGGGCTCAAGGGCCGGACCGACCTGCGCGAGCTGCCGCTGGTCACCATCGACCCCTCGGATGCGCGCGACCACGACGACGCCTGCTACGCCGAGCCCGACGAGGATCCGAAGAACCCCGGCGGCCACGTGATCTGGGTCGCCATCGCCGACGTGGCGCATTACGTGCTGCCGGGCTCTCAGCTCGACCGCGAGGCCAAGAAGCGCGGCAACTCGAGCTACTTCCCCGACCGCGTCGTGCCGATGCTGCCCGACCGGCTGTCGGGCGATCTCTGCTCGCTGCACGAGGGCGTGCCGCGCGCCTGCATCGCCGTGCGCATGGTGATCGATTCCGAGGGCAACAAGCGCTCGCACAGCTTCGTGCGCGGCCTGATGCGCTCGCCCGCCTCGCTCAACTACGCCGAGGTGCAGCGGGCCATGGACGGGCAGCCCAACGACAAGACCGGGCCGCTTCTGGATGACGTGATCCGCCCGCTCTACGACGCCTACTACGCCCTGCGCGCGGCCCGCGAGCGGCGCCAGCCGCTGGATCTGGAGCTGCCCGAGCGCAAGATCGTGCTGGCCGAGGACGGCACCGTCTCCTCGGTGAACTTCGTCGAGCGGCTCGACGCGCACAAGCTGATCGAGGAGTTCATGATCCTCGCCAACGTCGCCGCGGCCGAGACGCTGATCGCCAAGCGCGTGCCGCTGCTCTTCCGCGTGCACGAGGAGCCGCCGCCCGAGAAGCTCGACGCGCTGCGCGAGACGGCGATCGCCTCGGGGCTGACGCTGGCCAAGGGGCAGGTGCTGAAGACCTCGCATCTCAACAAGCTGCTGCACGACGCGGCGGGGCGCGAGGATGCCGAGCTCATCAACCTCGCCACGCTGCGCTCGATGACGCAGGCCTATTACAACCCCGAGAACTTCGGGCACTTCGGCCTCGCGCTGCGCAACTACGCGCATTTCACCTCGCCGATCCGCCGCTACTCGGACCTCATCGTGCACCGCGGCCTGATCACCGCGCATGGCTGGGGTGACGACGGGCTGAGCCCCGAGGACATCGAGCGGCTGCAGCAGACCGCCGAGCACATCTCGGACACCGAGCGGCGCTCGATGATGGCCGAGCGCGACACCACCGACCGCTACCTCGCCTCCTACCTGTCCGAGCGCGTCGGCGCGGAATTCGGCGGGCGGATCAGCGGCATCGCCAAGTTCGGGGTCTTCGTGAAGCTCGACGAGAGCGGCGCCGACGGGCTGGTGCCGATCCGCAACCTCGGCAACGAGTTCTTCCACTTCGATCGCGACGCGGGCACGCTGATGGGGGCCGACACCGGCACGCTCATCACGCTCGGCCAGCGGGTGAAGGTGAAGCTGGTGGACGTCACGCCGGTGACCGGCGGCATCGGGCTGGAACTTCTGGAGCTTGCGGGCGAGCAGATCGAGGCGCCGCGCAGCCGCAAGCCCGCGGGCTTCGGGCGCTTCAAGAAGACGCCGGGCGGGCCGAAGGGCAAGGGACCCAAGGGCCCGGGCGGCAAGGGCGGACCCGCGCGCCGCAAGGACGTGCAGGCCCGCAAGAAGGACGAGAAGACCGCCCGCAAGGTCAGCCGGACACGTAGAGCCGAGCGTTGA